The following nucleotide sequence is from Scleropages formosus chromosome 4, fSclFor1.1, whole genome shotgun sequence.
AGCAACACCTGAAGAGTTGTTACGCTACTGATTTACATTCTGTCAGTCTACAGCTGTCTTATACACCTACCAGTGTACCCCCACACTTAAAATACTTGTCTACCTTAAACTACTTAGCCATTttataaagtacagttaatGGACTACTAACCTGAGCAACATCTATGGTTACAGTGTTAAATCTGCACTGAAAAATTCTACAACTGTAATGGTTCACTATTTTTTTGTAGGGGTGGAATActgggtagcgctgctgcctcgcaTCTGCTCGGCCCCGGCCGATTTAGGACTTGGGTTTGTATCGGACTCGGTGAGAtaagtttgcatgtcctcctggTGTTTGCGCTGGTTTGGGCCGACGGCCCCAAAACAGGCAACAGTGGTCATCAGTTTCGTACACTTTCGCCAAGTTTTCTCCAGGGGTCAATTTTGACTGAATGACACTTAGCCCAAACAATAATTTACCAATGGTTTCTTAATCTTGGGCAAGACTTAAGAAGTGCAGAAGGGTGAGTGAAGCCATTTTCCCAATGAATAATTTTGCTGATATGCCAAATGCACTGTACTGAACTCCCTACAAGCACTCACCATTATGCAGCAGAGTAATATAGTGGCATCCCAAGTCTCTGGAAATAAGTGAGTCCACCCTAACTCCTGCAAGTGTCCACAACTCCCGGAAAGAGCTACCCGCCCCCAAAATTTTCTCTTGGCAACACCCatgggccaaaaaaaaaaatcacccatgatttatttcaagttcaagttcaagttcaagtccaaagggtggcacaatgagtagcactgctgtctcatagtgcctgggtgatatgagaggatgtgggtttgatccccactcaggctgtgtggagtttgcgtgttctccccatgtctgtgtggatttcctcccacagtccaaagatatgctgtttaggttcccccatagtgagtgagtaacAGAAAGAATGTGTTCCAGTGACATAtgagtgagtgacccagtgtaagtagtgtatctagcagtgtaagtcaccttggtagataaggtgtgtgggctagtaacttTACACAGTAtgcattataagtcgctttgtagaaaagtgtctgctaagtgaataaatgtaagtggtttttattgtcattcgtctatatagcttgtatacagtggaatgaaatgtcgtttctctggagaccatggtgcaacacagaacagtaggcaggactacataaagtgcaactACACAACAGTGTTAGACAAGTAcaggacaaataaatacacaggacatgggctgtaaactgtagACTGTTTGTAGTGTGTGGAGTCATGccgggttagctgtttgactgtgccaggtgagcattgggaggcagcagggtgttgagtaatctgactgcctcagggaagaaactgttgcggagtctgctggtggtggcacgcatgctcctgtaccttcagCCAGATGACAGGACGGAGAAGAGTCCGTGAGAGGGGTCGTCTGAAATACTggcagctttgcggatgcagcggttgtTGTAAAAGGTGTCGATGGTGGGTAGAAACACTCCGATGATTATTTAATTACATagcattgatttctttttttcaaggGGGGTGTATCTACCATTGTAAGCAACCTTGGTTaaaggcatcaggtaaatattacataataatcATTGTCCATGCCAAggcattagttggcagtaaaatgtacTCAGAATAGAAAGAGAACaagagtgtgggaccaccttcattcaacttgattccacaatgtttacagctcacatctggtgttcctgagtgtcagtaatcaataacaagatgcCCAATGTTGCACTGTTGTAAGATGTATTAATCAATAGTCATTAATGAGGAGGAGGTTGTGgggaatttattttcagtcatgttTAGTTTTAACTTTATGGTACCCCaagtaaataacacacacacacattgactgaaacagcTGGTCTGTGGAACTGAAtgggagtttgtggagatgaggtattttttactttaaattaaaggaaatttcaaattcatttgaaaaaatgattttttaaaaaaaaacaagcttcctgtggcatggtggtgcagcaagtagggctggtgcctcacaatACTTGGACTTTTGTCATCATGCTGATACTATCATACACTGGAAATGTAATGAGAGAAAACGGTGGgaagtttttaaaaaccttaTACTGTCATCTAGAGTgcattctgttctttttcagcCTCAATAATATATTACAGTGTAATATATTGGTCACATTGGTACTCATCTGCAGTGACTCATTAAGCAAAATCCTGGAGTGGAGCGTATTTCTCACTCCTAGTCTGACAGCTGTCACTCATTTCCGCTACAGTTTGCACGGGCGCGAGCCTCTGCGCTGCCCACGAGCCACCGTTACCACAACCATTTCATATTGTTCATTGAGGGCAAAACTGTGTTTGATATTTCAGCGCTCTTGAAGTGAATGCGAAGGTGTAACACTTGCAAACATCAGCATCAATCGAAGTGGGTCAATTCAATACTGTTTACCCGTCTAATGAACGTGCTTTCGGAGCAGCAGCGCTCAGTCAATACTACAGTAATGCAGCGTAACATCTATAACAGGTTGTCCGAGCTAATCATCGCTTCGAGCTGTTTGGGTATTTGGAACTTCCAAgcacattgatttatttatacaacaaccccccccccagcttttaCTACTCTCATTTGTGTACTATGGGGGAAATCATGTGTGGTGGTAAAGCTATCATCTATGCCAGGCAACTTCCACGAATGTCATAGAAACCGAatagaaagaaactgaaaatctaTATACTGTAAGGCACGATATGATTATACACACAATTTTAACAAACAAACCGTTTAGTACATAAACAGACGTGAAGAACAGTGATGGCAGCTTGATCTTTCTTGGGAAATAAATCGCTATTAAACAGCATGTGATAGCAAGCGTAATATTATATCTTTAAACACGGACTGCAGGTAATTAATCGTAATCAACTGTACGGTACCATCATTAGTTTTCCGTTACACTGGTTTATCAGCCACAATTATATTCTGCTTTTCTCAGAGAAGAAGGCAAATAAGTCAAATACTCTGATTCTTTCACGGTTACCCCGCAAGTCCATGCACTTCCTATGGAAATAGACAAACGGATGTGATCATGATTTGTAAACCAGTGTTTATCTTTTCACTAACCACAGATGTTATTCAAAACTTCCAAACTTGTCTAAATGAATATCTGCGTAATTGCCAAGCCAAAAGAATGTGtgcaaaatgttcatttatattcaaataaaaaagtgattatttctaaataaatgcaacatacAGCGTTGTGGATGTGCGATGAAGCAGTTTGAATGTGTAGGTAATCGCCTGGAGTCATCGCAAGATCATTCCCATACTGTATTCGCATTCGCCACAGCGCTCCGTAAGTCCTCATTCATCTCAATACACTGAGAGCAACACATAGAACTTAGTACTATGGCAAATACAGTACACTATCTAGCAGCAGCCCGCCTGAAGCCGAAGTCTGCAGGATTTTTGTATATACGCGCCATTTAAAACTTTGCTGACGTTTCTCAGTGGAGAACCAATCACCTTACACCTCCGATTAGGACAATGGAAAGGCAAGGGCAAATCAGCTGAGGCTGAGACTTGGCGGTAGCCAATGGCATGCGACTCCCTTCGAGAGTAATGTTACAGAACCGAGGACTGAGTGAGGAGACTGCGTATCGCTATTGCTCCGCACATACAGCCATTGCAGTACATTGAGATAGAGCGACAGCCTTTGGTAAGTATTATATATAGAAATTTAAAAGTGTAGGTAAGTAAGGAATACTAAATGTATCAATTTGCTATATAAATACTCGTAATattcaaatgttacattttcgAGATAGcattttttgctttgtattgaaatgtcaaaataagtCATTAGTATTTGCTAGCGAGCCCAGGGCTTAGCCGCTCATTGTgaaaataaggggaaaaaaaaatccgttGCCACATTTACCcggtaaataatatttttaattaatgcaaataatttgtttaattgttGGTCACAAATCGAAACGATTTTCAAGGAAGCGAGTGTCCAATAATTCTATTTAAAAAAGCCAACTTGAGCGGACACCTGAAATTGCGTACAAACAAGGTCCGTGGCTTAACACATAGCCATTGCAGTGCATTGCTAGACCGATGAGCACGGGACGCGAGAAATATCTTTTGAATCGTAATGAAATTAAACGAGCAAAAAATATGATGCGAGTGAATTGTGAAAACACGTCTGtctaaattgtaatttttttctggtaaAACCGGTGTAATGAgattgaagggaaaaaaatcacctcAGGATCCCGTGCTTTACTGTAATGGCTGACTGTACTCACATAGGAAACCAGGCTGAGGCGGTCTGCTGCGAGAGCGCAGTTCGGCTCAACTTTTTCAAACCGCGTTTTTTCGTTGTCCCGATGACATAGCTCACTGCTTCGAGTCGGAAAATAAAAATTCGACTTCTCCTCTTTCCAATGCCGTCCTTTCGGTGTTTTTCCGACTACGTTTAGCGCTTTAAATCGCGCTGTGAAGAGAGGCGGGTATCCCGCTCGGCTCCACCGTCTCCATTGCACGCAGTGTAATGGCTGTGCGCTACGGACACAAAGAGAAGGAGCCATATTCTCAGTATTAGTGCATGAAGACAAGCGGCCATTCCGAGCGCATAGGCGAGCGGCTCAATGCAAGCGGCACATAGACACAGTGCAGACCCAGCGCTACCATACACCGGGGCGACTGCATGGGAACCGCCGAAGAAAATAATAGTCAAGAAAGCGGACGGCGCGGACCTCTCCGTCGGGTAAAAAACCGAACAGGAAGGCGGGTGGAGACATTTGAAGGGGACTTTCTTTCATGAAGAAGGCTTTCTCACAAAATGGAAGAAGAAATATTGCTGTCGTTGTTGACCTCCTTTTCCTCAACGAAAGCCTATGCGCCATTGCTAAGTCCCAATATACAGCGAATGACATGCAATTTAATGGGCAATACGGCACAAATCGACGGAATTTTAACGCCTTtaaggaatttattttttaaggcGTACATTTAATGCGCGCAAGTACAAAAAGGAGTTTTATACTCGTTTTACGTCTTTTTTTCCGcggattttcagtttttaacagCGTTAATGAAATTCACCGCATATTatcaaaatgtgaaacattcTTATTTAAAAGTATCCAGACACGATTATTATGAATGCGAACCAATTTCgcgtgttgtttttattttttttttttttttgcacatactCCCGAAATGTGCTTTTAGTAAACGGGGGAAACACATTTCGACGATGTTTCTAAAAATATATGAACTTGACGAAGTTGCAAAATAAGAATGCTGTGTCTAGTTTTCGGAAGTTTCGCACATTTTTCGCTCCTTTTACAAAGTGCGGGAAACCGAAAAGGGATTTGGTAGCTAAGCCAGTCACCGTCCTGCGAAAATAAATGCCAGAAGGATGTGGCTGCTGGAGTGGAGTTGTCGAACGACAAGTAAATAGACTTTTCGTTGTGTCACGTAGAGCGCGTTGAGGGGGAGCGCTGCCGGACGCGCTCTTGCCTTACTGGCGGAACGCGGGACGGCGCGCTTGTACTCACTGTTTACTGTTCAAGTTCACGCAGCGATGTGTTTCGTGACGGAGCCGCGTTTACCGCGTGGATCTCTACCCTCCGCCTGCTGACCCAAAGTGGCTGCGCGTGGCGCGGTCCCGCCGAGCGCATCTCCGGCACCTTCCTTCCCCAGCGGCTCGGATGGGAAGCCCGCACCGCGCAGAGAGCCTCAGGCTGCTGGCAGCACGTGAACGCAGCCTCCCTCTGGAGCTCTTGTTAAATCCTACACGTTTGCGTTCTTGCATCTAATGGCGCAATGAATTTTTTATTGATGTACCTTTTTCCAGGAACACTTGTCAAGATGGGTAAGGATCCTACTAAGCCCAGGGGCAAGATGTCTTCCTATGCCTACTTTGTGCAAACTTGTCGGGAAGAGCATAAGAAGAAACACCCAGAAGCCTCTGTCAACTTCTCGGAATTCTCCAAGAAGTGTTCGGAAAGATGGAAGGTAGGGAGGTATTTGTGAGGGGCTAGGCCATTCGTCGCTAAGGTCTTCTGGTGTTTCTAATAGGACTTGTCCTCCATAATGAATGAAATGCACGTGTGTCCCTTTTTGACATATGGACACTATTTCTTGTAATTCTCTCTTCTTGTTTTGTAGACTATGTCTGCCAAAGAAAAGGGCAAGTTTGAAGATCTGGCTAAGCTGGACAAGGCACGTTATGAGAGGGAGATGAAGAACTACATCCCACCAAagggtgagaagaagaagaagaggtttAAGGATCCAAATGCTCCCAAAAGACCCCCGTAAGTGACTTTTCACGTCATTTGgccaataaaaggaaaacaaattgtaATAGGACATGCACATGGTTATCCTGACCGGCGTGATTTGCAATAACAGATTTTTGTGTTATCTTTGTAAGGTCTGCTTTCTTCATATTCTGCGCTGAATTCCGCCCGAAAGTCAAGGAAGAGACCCCTGGCATGTCCATCGGTGATGT
It contains:
- the hmgb1a gene encoding high mobility group protein B1a; this translates as MGKDPTKPRGKMSSYAYFVQTCREEHKKKHPEASVNFSEFSKKCSERWKTMSAKEKGKFEDLAKLDKARYEREMKNYIPPKGEKKKKRFKDPNAPKRPPSAFFIFCAEFRPKVKEETPGMSIGDVAKKLGEMWNSTSSEDKQPYEKKAAKLKEKYEKDIAAYRAKGKPDGGPKKAPAKPEKAKKKKKDDDDDDDDDDDDDDDDEEDEDDEEDDDE